The Amyelois transitella isolate CPQ chromosome 20, ilAmyTran1.1, whole genome shotgun sequence genome has a segment encoding these proteins:
- the LOC132902939 gene encoding cytochrome c oxidase subunit 5B, mitochondrial-like — protein sequence MWWRKLPSLKRVGARVYGMFHDNLDHITGIEKREYLAHLAGDCDPFRILAIKRGPGTAERPNLIPSSNPSRLMGCICHPDIMHVEYIWLHQGVPKRCGCGYWFELCPVAPL from the exons ATGTGGTGGCGCAAACTTCCTTCATTGAAACGTGTGGGTGCCCGCGTGTATGGGATGTTTCACGACAACTTGGACCACATCACGGGGATCGAAAAGAGGGAATATCTGGCACATTTGGCGGGAGACTGTGACCCGTTTCGAATCTTGGCTATTAAAAGAG GCCCAGGTACCGCTGAGAGGCCAAATTTAATTCCTAGTTCGAACCCGAGTCGTTTGATGGGTTGTATCTGCCACCCGGACATAATGCACGTGGAATACATATGGCTGCACCAGGGTGTGCCCAAGAGGTGCGGCTGCggctactggtttgaattgtgCCCCGTCGCGCCATTGTAA